The DNA segment CAGGGCGGACGGCAACCGATAATCGAAAATTTGTGGATGCCGTGCTCTGGATTGCCCGGACCGGCGCACACTGGCGTGAGCTCCCGGACAGCTTCGGTGCCTGGAACACCGTGTTCCAGCGGTACAACCGATGGTCGAACGCCGGCATCTGGGAGCGCGTGTTCCGAGCCCTGTCCGGTGACCCCGACTTTGAATACGTGATGATCGACTCCACCATCGTCCGCGCCCACCAGCACGCCGCTGGCGCAAAAGGGGGCTCAAGAGACGGAAGCCCTTGGCCGTTCGAAAGGCGGGCTGACCACCAAAATCCACACGGCTGTGGATGGCCTGGGCAATCCGCTCCGCTTCATCCTGTCGCCGGGGCAGGCAGCTGCCTGTACGCAAGCGGAGTCATTGCTGGCAGGATTTCCGGCGCAATACGTTATTGCCGACAGGGGATATGACAGCCACAAGATCGTTGAGGTCGTTGAAGATTCCGGTGCCATGGTCGTCATCCCCTCACGCGCCTGTGTCAAAGAACCGCGCACCACGGACTTCGCCCTGTCTGCCGAGCGCTACCGTATTGAGTGCTTCTTCAACCGGCTCAAGCACTACCGTGCGATCGCTGTCAAGACCGAGATTGG comes from the Candidatus Nitrospira nitrosa genome and includes:
- a CDS encoding transposase; this encodes MTTKIHTAVDGLGNPLRFILSPGQAAACTQAESLLAGFPAQYVIADRGYDSHKIVEVVEDSGAMVVIPSRACVKEPRTTDFALSAERYRIECFFNRLKHYRAIAVKTEIGCPQNTEVRCPLFTDEIVHSVGSDRRIRCHLEWFGG